The following is a genomic window from Flavobacteriales bacterium.
TGATCTGCTGTTTCACCTTGGGCTCAACCACCGGATTGAAGAAGATGGTCTGCAGGTCGCCGTTGTACCAACCGTCGATGTAGCTGCGGAACACCGCTGCGCCCCACCGGATGTGGTCGCTGTAGTCGTGCTCCCAATCCACTGCCTCGCCTTGCAGCACACGTTCGGTGAGCTTGGCGGCCAACAGGCCGCTCTCCGTGGCGAGCATCACCCCGCTGCTGAACACCGGGTCGAGGAAACCTGCACAATTGCCGGTGAGCACGTAGTTGCGGCCGTACAGCTTCTCGTTGTAGTGGGTATAGTCGTGCAGCACATGGGGGTCCCACAGCGGGGCCTGGTCCATGAAGCGCTCGCGGAAGCGGACCGACCGCTCCACCATGGCCCTCCAAGCCTCGCGCAGGGGCCGTTCCGGCGTGAAGGGGTCGAAGTGCCGCGGATCGCCGACGAAGCCCAGCGAGGTGCTGCCATCGCTGAAGGGGATCACCCAGAACCACAGATCCACCGCCATCACCTCGAAGGTGATCTGCATCGGCTCGGGCCAAGCGTCGCGATCGCGTTCTCGCACATGCGTGAACACGGCCATCCGCGGGTTCGGGCTTCGATCGTCGCGAAGTCCCAGCAGCTTCACCAAGGTGCCGCCATAGCCGCTGCTGTCGATCAGGAACCGGCCTTCCACCTCCAGTGCACCGTTCCCGTCCCGCGCTGTCACCCGCACACGGTCCTCCCGGGAGAGGTCCACCTCCTCGGCGCTGATGCCGTAGCGGATGTCCACCCCCTGCGCGGCCGTGGCATCGGCGGCCACCTTGTCGAAATGGGCACGAGGGGCTTGCCAGGTGCGGGTCCAGCCGGTGGTGAAGTTGTCGTTGAACTGCAGGTCGATGAGCTCGTGATCGCCGCGGATGAAGCGCGCACCCAGTTTGGGCGCGTAGCCTTGCTCCATCAAGGCAGGCAGCAGGCCGGTCTGCTCCCAGTGCTCCATGCTGCGTGGCAGCAGGCTCTCACCGATCACGAAGCGGGGGAACACCTGCTTCTCCAGGATCATCACACGTCGGCCCTGCCGGGCAAGGTGCGCGGCGGCCACACAGCCGCTCGGTCCGGCACCGATCACGATCACGTCCACCTGTTCCATCGCTGCAATGCTAGTAAAGCTAGCGTTCACGGCCACTGATCACCGTCATAACGCACAGCACCCGGACCTGCGCCCGGGTGCCGATAGCGGTGTACGGATCAGGCCTCGACGACCTCATCCCGGTGCGATCCGATCAACCGGGCCTGCACCTCATGCGGCACGGGCTGGTAGGTATGGAACCGCTCGGTGTGGGTGCCGCGCCCCTGGGTGAGGCTGCGCAGGGTGGTGCTGTAGCGGTCCAACTCGGCCAGCGGCACCAGGGCCTTCACCACCTGGAACCGCCCCTGGCCTTCCACGCCCACGATCACCGAGCGGCGCCCTGCAGGTCGGTCATCACCTCGCCCATGAGCTCCTCGGGCATGCGCACCTCCAGCTCCTGGACAGGCTCCATCAGCAGTGGGTCGGCCATGGTGAACGCCTCCCGGAAGGCCTGCAGACCGGCGATCTTGAAGCTGATGTCGTTGCTGTCCACCGGGTGCATCTTGCCGTCGGTCACCAGCACGCGGATGTCGCGCGCGGGGCTGCCCGTCAGCGGTCCTTTCTCCATCTTCTCCATCACGCCCTTCAGGATGCTGGGCAGGAACTTGGTGTCGATGACCCCGCCGACGATGCAGTTGTAGAAGACCAGATGGCCGCCGGTGGGCAGCGGATGCATCTCCTTGTGGCGCACGCTGATCCCGGCCGGCTCGGGCATGCCCTCGAGCCATGGCCCGATCCGCAGGTGCACCTCGGCGAACTGGCCCGCGCCGCCGGTCTGTTTCTTGTGGCGGTACATGGCCTCGGCCTCGCGGCGGATGGTCTCGCGGTAGGGCACCTTGGGCGAGCCGAACTCGGGCTCCACCTTGTAGTGATGCTCCAGCTTCCACTTCACCAGGTTGAGGTGCAGCTCGCCTTGCACGCCCAGTACCTGCTGGGCACTTTCGCGCAGGTAGTGCAGCTCCACGGTCGGGTCCTCCCGGTGGATCTCCAGCAGCGCGGCGTGCAGCTTCTCCTCGAGCTTGGCGTCACGGGCCTTCACGGTGACGCGCAAGCGCGGCTCGGGGAAGGCGATGGGGGCCAGCTTCACGGCGGGGCCGGGGGCATGCAGCGTGTGCGCGGTGCCGGTATCCTTCAGCTTCAGGGTGGCCCCGATGTCGCCCGCCGCCAGGCTGTCCACCGGCTTGCGCTCCTTGCCGTCCACGATGAAGAGCTGGCCGACGCGCTCGGTGGCGCCCGTGTTGTCGTTCAGCAGTTCGATGCCGGCCTTCACCTCGCCGCTCATCACCTTGAAGAAGGAGATCCAGCCGGTGCGCGGCTCCAGGACGCTCTTGAAGGTGAAGAGCACCGGAGGTCCGTCGGCGCGGCAGGGGAGGCCGCCCTCGCCGGCCAGGGGCGCCGGTGGCATCTCCACGGCGCTCGGCGCCACGTTGTCGATGAAGGTCATCATCCGCCCGCTGCCCATGTTGCGCAGCGCGCTCATGCAGAACACCGGGTAGCAGGTGCGCTTCATCATGCCCTGCTTCAGGCCGAGGCGCATCTCGTCCTCGTCCAGTTCGCCCTTGTCGAAGTAGTGCTCCATCAGCGTCTCGTCGTTCTCGGCGGCCTTTTCCACCAACTCCTTGTGCAGCGCTTCGGCGCGGGCTTTCTCGCTTTCGGGGATGGGCTGCTTCTCGGGCTTCCCCCCGGCGTCCTTGAACACGTACATCGTCATCTTCAGCAGGTCGATGATGCGGTGGAAGCCCTCGCCCTGCTCCACGGGATACTGCATCACCGTCACCGCCGGCCCGAAGTGCTCACGCGCCTGCGCCACCGTGCCGTCGAAGTCGGCGTTCGGATGGTCCAGCTGGTTCACCGCGATGATCACTGGGCGGTCGTAGCGCTGCATCTGCTCCCACACCAGGTCGGTGCCCACCTCCACGCCGTGGTGGCCGTTGAGCAGCAGCACGCAGGTGTCGGCCACCCGCAGCGCGGGGATCGTCTCACCCACCAGGTCATCCAGGCCCGGCGTGTCGATGATGTTGATCTTGTAGTCGCGCCACTCGGTGTGCAGGCAGGTGGCGAAGACCGAGCTGCCGCGCTCGTGCTCCAGGTCCGTGTGGTCGCTTACCGTGTTGCGGTCCTCCACGCGGCCTCGGCGTAGTGATCAGGCCCGCCTCGAACAGCATGGTCTCGGCAAGGGTCGTCTTGCCGGATCCATGGCTGCCCAGGAGGGCGATGTTCTTGATGTGCTTGGCATCGAAGACGGTCATGGCGAAAAGGGTTTTGGTCGGACGGGAAAGAACGCATGGAAGGTAAGGCCGCGGCCGGCGGAAAACAATGCGCCCCCGCCAGGCGGCGGGGCGCGGAATTTGCTAGGGGGCCGGCCTCAGTTCATCACCTCCCAGGCACGATCGCCCTGCAAGCGCTTGAAGCGCTTCACCACCTCGTCATAGGAGGTCGGCAGGTTCAGGTCCTTGTGGGGACAGAAATCGAACCGCTGAGCGGGTGGGGCCACCGCAGCCTGGGCCGTCGGCTCGGTCGTCTCCGTCATCTCCTGGTCGGTCTGCGCACGCTCGGGCTTGGGGCTCATCGGGGACGAGGCTTGGGTCGGCAAGGGGGCAAATGTAGGGGCGTCCGTCGGCGGAACGCAACGATCGAAGAACACCCTTGGGCTCCCAACGGTTCGTTCATCCACGGCAGGCTGTTCGCCGACCACCCACCCGACCTGCGTGCATGGACCTCCGAACGCCACACCTTCGCACCATGCGCAGACACCTCCTTACCGCAGCGGTGGCGGCCCTGGGCTTGCTGCCGACCTCCATCCACGCCCAATGCAACCAGCCCGGCACCGTCCACATCAGTGCCGGTGGCAACTTGGGCATCCACGCCACGAAGTACGTTGAGACCGCCTCCGGGATCACGGATCAGGGCCGCGACGGGGCCATCTCCTACGGCTTCCCCCTGAAGGTGCATGTGGGCGTGGTGAAGCCGCTCAGCATCGGCGTCTACGGCGAGTTCGGCGGCTACGTGGACACTGCCGGCACGCGCAGCAACCGCACGGGGGTCATCGGCATCGAGCCCCGCTTCTATCCGGTGAACACCGATCACTTCAACCTGCGCTTGTTCATGCAGGGCGGCTACAGCATGCTGCGCATCGAGGACCGCTACCAGTTCGCGCAGGTGGGTGTAGCGCGCTACGCCGGACCGCACTTCGCCTTCGGCACCGGCCTGGGCTTCTATGCCAAGAAGGTCTTCGGCATGTACTTCGACCTCAAGTACGTGCGGCACTGGCTGCCGCTGCGCAGCTTCGAGGCCAACGGCCAGGAGATCGACTTCGACGCGTTCGGGTACGAAGCCAAGCTCACCACCAGCGGCATCCAGCTCGAACTGGGCTTCAACGTGCGCTTCTAGAGCACATCGAAGTCCGTGGCGTGGAAGCGCACCCCGCCCGCGGTGAGCTGACGGCCGCCCCCGCGGAGGTCCTTGAAGATGAGGTTGAGCGGGGCGGGTCGCAGCCGCATGGGCACGTTCCAGTAGGTGGACCCGCTCCAGCGCAGGGCGGGGTCGAGCCCGATGAAGGCCTTCAGCAGGGGCGGTGCCACCCGGGGAAGCCCACCGGCTTCCGGGGAGCCCGGTTCCAGGCCCAGCACGAAGCGGAAGCCCTTCATGCGGCGGGCGCTCAGCAGCACGGTGTGGTCGCGCTGGACGGCCTGGCCGTAGCGGTAGGCCGGATGCGCCAGCCTCCAGGCCAGCTTGCGGGCGTCGTGCACCGGGGCGAAGCGCGGTGCGGGCGCGTCCGCGCGCCAGGGCAGTGGACCGGCCCCGATGCGGGCGTCCAGCGGCGCCACCAGCTGGAAGCCCAGCTTGCGCGTGAAGCCGGGCGTGCTGTTCGCATTGGCCACGCCCACCACGAAGCCGCGGCCCTGCGCCGCCCCTGCCGCGTAGGTGGCCTCGGCCAGCCGGGTGAACAGCCCTTTGCCCTGGTGCTGCGGGTGCGTGGCCGTGTTCAGCGACAGCAGGCCGGGCTCCTCCACGCCGTCCACCACCGCCCGCAGGGGGATGGTGACGTAGTGCGCCGCCAGCGTGCCGCCCGCCCAGGCATTGAAGCCTACGGCGGCACCATCGGGGTTGTGCACGTACTGCCAGCGCAGCACCTCCGGGGTGAAGTGCCCGGCCTCGGGGAACACGGTGCGCAACAGGTCCGTCACCGGCGCCAAGCCCGCGTCGGACAGGTCCAGCGGGCGCAGCTCGTAGGGGGCGCTCATCGCGGCCAAGATACCGTTCGGGCGCTGCGCCTACCTTCGCCCCGCATGCCGGTGCGCCGGTGCCGCAAGGCGCCGGACACAGCCCGGAGGGAGCGTCGCCGCCAGGTGCCGCGTCAGACGGAGCAAGAGGGAATCCCGTGTGAACCGGGAGCTGTTCCCGTAGCTGTGAACCACCGAGGCCCCGGGCCGACGCCACTGTCCACCGAAAGGCGGATGGGAAGGCGCCCGGGGTAGGGGGGTGAGCCAGAAGACCTGCCGGCCTGCACTGTCGATCGGCCCCCGGACCGGGGCGGGAGCGTGCGGTACAGGCTCCCCCGCGGACCGACGGGTTTCACGAAACCGCCGCGCGGTGAACGCGGTACCAAAACCCTCCCGTCCATGTACCGTTCCCTTTGCTCCGCCGCGCTCAGCGGCCTGGTGGCCATGGCCACCGCCCAGTCGTTCGTGCACCAAGTGTTCGTGCTCAACGAGGGCTACTACAACATGAACACGCAAACGCAGGAGGTGCCCGTCTCCCTCGGCAGCTACGACCCGGCCGCGGGCACCTACCAGACGGTGGCCACCATCGCCGGGCAGCGCTTCGCCAGCGATGTGGACGTGGCCGACGACGTGGTGTACGTGGCGGCCGACGGCCAGCTGCTGAAGTACGATGCGGACAGCTACGCGCTGCTGGACCAGGCCGCGGTGCCCGGCATCCGCAAAGTGGCGCTGTGGAACGGGCAGGTGCTGCTCACCCGCGGCGAGCTCGGCGGGCTGCCGCACTACTTCGAGGCCCGCGACGCCGCCACCCTCGACCTGCTCTACACACTCACCCCAGCCGACGGCCTGCTGCACAGCGCCGAGGACGTGCAGGTGGTGGGCGACAAGGCCTACTTGGCCGTGGGCAACGCCTTCGACTGGGGCAACCTGGTGGGCTACCTGGGCATCGTGGACCTCATCGCCCAGAGCTATGAGCAACAGGTGGACCTGGGCCCCGATGGGCGCAACCCCGAGCGCATCCTGGTGGCCGGGCAGGACCTCTACGTGTTCTGCAACAAGGACTTCAGCGGCAGCGCCATCAGCAGGGTGGCCACCGATGGCGCCTTCAGCTACACGGCCAACGTGGCGCTCAACAGCGGCTGCGGCGCCAGCGAGCTGGTGGCGGACAAGGTGGTCTTCAGCGAGTACGCCGTGGGCCGCATGGCGCGGTTCGACACGGGCACCGGTGGGGTGCTGGACACGCTGGCCAGCCCGCTCTTTCCCTACGGCCTGCTGCACGACGCCCTCAACGGGGTGCTCTACGCCACCACCACCGACTTCCTCACCAGCGGCACGCTGCACGTGCTGACCCCGGACGGCACCGAACTCAGCAGTACCACTGTGGGGGTGAGCCCCGGACGCCTGGCGCTGGACGTGCGCGCGGGGACGGCCGTGTCCGGAGCGGGCGCAGAGCGGTCTGTCGCTCTTCCCCGTGCCGGCGGATGAGCAGGTGGTGGTGGAGAGCGACGCGGTGGGCGAGCTGCTCACGCTGCGCGATGCGTCGGGCCGGGTGCTGCGGCAGGAACGCCTCGCCACCGGCCGCCACCCGATCGACCTCTCCGGCCTGGCACCCGGGGTCTACCACGCCCAGCTGCCCGGACGTGCGGCCGTGCCCGTGGTGAAGCGGTAACGCCTACATTTGCAGCCCCGTCGACGGAACGGTCGGCGGGGTCCGGCCTCCTTAGCTCAGCGGTAGAGCAGCTCATTCGTAATGAGCAG
Proteins encoded in this region:
- a CDS encoding tryptophan 7-halogenase is translated as MEQVDVIVIGAGPSGCVAAAHLARQGRRVMILEKQVFPRFVIGESLLPRSMEHWEQTGLLPALMEQGYAPKLGARFIRGDHELIDLQFNDNFTTGWTRTWQAPRAHFDKVAADATAAQGVDIRYGISAEEVDLSREDRVRVTARDGNGALEVEGRFLIDSSGYGGTLVKLLGLRDDRSPNPRMAVFTHVRERDRDAWPEPMQITFEVMAVDLWFWVIPFSDGSTSLGFVGDPRHFDPFTPERPLREAWRAMVERSVRFRERFMDQAPLWDPHVLHDYTHYNEKLYGRNYVLTGNCAGFLDPVFSSGVMLATESGLLAAKLTERVLQGEAVDWEHDYSDHIRWGAAVFRSYIDGWYNGDLQTIFFNPVVEPKVKQQIISVLAGYVWDRKNPFVARHDRILGQLANMLRGRGSDQVVTESTLLARG
- a CDS encoding GNAT family N-acetyltransferase, translated to MSAPYELRPLDLSDAGLAPVTDLLRTVFPEAGHFTPEVLRWQYVHNPDGAAVGFNAWAGGTLAAHYVTIPLRAVVDGVEEPGLLSLNTATHPQHQGKGLFTRLAEATYAAGAAQGRGFVVGVANANSTPGFTRKLGFQLVAPLDARIGAGPLPWRADAPAPRFAPVHDARKLAWRLAHPAYRYGQAVQRDHTVLLSARRMKGFRFVLGLEPGSPEAGGLPRVAPPLLKAFIGLDPALRWSGSTYWNVPMRLRPAPLNLIFKDLRGGGRQLTAGGVRFHATDFDVL